A window from Chroicocephalus ridibundus chromosome 11, bChrRid1.1, whole genome shotgun sequence encodes these proteins:
- the NME5 gene encoding nucleoside diphosphate kinase homolog 5 isoform X2: protein MQMLMPEPQIFVERTLALIKPDVVDKEEEIEDCILRSGFLILQKRKLQLSPEQCSNFYADQYGKVFFPNLTAYMSSGPLVAMVLARHCAVSYWKELLGPSNSVRAKRTHPHSLRAIYGTDDLRNALHGSLSISTAEREIQFMFPEVILEPIPAGQRARDYLNLYVKPTLLAGLTALCKEKPADPMTWLADWLIEHNPNKPRLQHHITEEEHQV from the exons ATGCAGATGTTAATGCCCGAACCTCAGATTTTTGTGGAAAGAACTCTGGCCCTCATCAAACCAGATGTGGTtgataaggaagaagaaatagaGGATTGCATTCTCCGATCAGGATTCCTTATCCTTCAG AAACGGAAGCTCCAGTTAAGCCCAGAGCAATGTAGCAACTTTTATGCTGACCAATATGGAAAAGTGTTTTTTCCCAATTTAACAGCATACATGAGTTCTGGACCTTTAGTTGCTATGGTTCTTGCCAGACACTGTGCAGTCTCATACTGGAAGGAGTTGCTTGGACCATCAAACAGTGTAAGAGCTAAGAGAACTCACCCTCACAG CTTAAGAGCAATCTATGGGACTGATGATCTGAGGAATGCACTTCATGGCAGTCTCAGCAtttccacagcagaaagagaaattcaaTTCATGTTTCCAGAAG TGATCTTGGAGCCAATTCCAGCTGGACAAAGAGCCAGGGATTATTTGAACCTTTATGTGAAGCCTACATTACTAGCTGGGCTCACTGCGCTGTGTAAAGAGAAGCCCGCAGATCCAATG aCTTGGCTTGCTGACTGGTTGATTGAACACAATCCTAATAAACCTAGGCTACAACATCACATCACTGAGGAAGAGCATCAGGTGTGA
- the NME5 gene encoding nucleoside diphosphate kinase homolog 5 isoform X1 yields the protein MSELLSLVHLEPLFFKKEHVNSNSEAKMQMLMPEPQIFVERTLALIKPDVVDKEEEIEDCILRSGFLILQKRKLQLSPEQCSNFYADQYGKVFFPNLTAYMSSGPLVAMVLARHCAVSYWKELLGPSNSVRAKRTHPHSLRAIYGTDDLRNALHGSLSISTAEREIQFMFPEVILEPIPAGQRARDYLNLYVKPTLLAGLTALCKEKPADPMTWLADWLIEHNPNKPRLQHHITEEEHQV from the exons ATGTCCGAATTACTCAGTCTCGTGCATTTGGaacctttattttttaag AAGGAGCACGTGAATTCTAATTCAGAAGCCAAGATGCAGATGTTAATGCCCGAACCTCAGATTTTTGTGGAAAGAACTCTGGCCCTCATCAAACCAGATGTGGTtgataaggaagaagaaatagaGGATTGCATTCTCCGATCAGGATTCCTTATCCTTCAG AAACGGAAGCTCCAGTTAAGCCCAGAGCAATGTAGCAACTTTTATGCTGACCAATATGGAAAAGTGTTTTTTCCCAATTTAACAGCATACATGAGTTCTGGACCTTTAGTTGCTATGGTTCTTGCCAGACACTGTGCAGTCTCATACTGGAAGGAGTTGCTTGGACCATCAAACAGTGTAAGAGCTAAGAGAACTCACCCTCACAG CTTAAGAGCAATCTATGGGACTGATGATCTGAGGAATGCACTTCATGGCAGTCTCAGCAtttccacagcagaaagagaaattcaaTTCATGTTTCCAGAAG TGATCTTGGAGCCAATTCCAGCTGGACAAAGAGCCAGGGATTATTTGAACCTTTATGTGAAGCCTACATTACTAGCTGGGCTCACTGCGCTGTGTAAAGAGAAGCCCGCAGATCCAATG aCTTGGCTTGCTGACTGGTTGATTGAACACAATCCTAATAAACCTAGGCTACAACATCACATCACTGAGGAAGAGCATCAGGTGTGA